In Deinobacterium chartae, a single genomic region encodes these proteins:
- the glgX gene encoding glycogen debranching protein GlgX, whose amino-acid sequence MRQKPGNPYPLGATWDGEGVNFALYSENATGVELCLFDASGQETRIPVRQQTAFVWHVYLEGIRPGQRYGYRVHGPYDPEQGLRFNPHVVVLDPYAKALDGKEDWDKGVFGYRLGSPHEDLEPSDTPQLGAPRGVVIDPTFDWEGDGRLNIPFHRSVIYEAHVRGLTMTHPEVPEELRGTYAGIASEPILRYLRELGITAIELLPVHQHVDDKFLLDKGLSNYWGYSSIGFFAPDVRYSAAVRRGELAGEVREFKEMVKALHRAGIEVILDVVYNHTAEGNHMGPTLSFKGIDNPTYYRLVEDSKRHYFDYTGTGNSLNVRHPQTLQLIMDSLRYWVEEMHVDGFRFDLAATLARELHEVSQLASFFTIIHQDPVISQVKLIAEPWDVGEGGYQVGNFPVKWAEWNGIYRDVMRSFWKGDGGYAADLGYRLTGSSDLYQDDGRRPYSSINFIVAHDGFTLRDLVSYNEKHNEANGENNMDGSNDDRSWNCGAEGETDDPEVNALRARQQRNFLATLLLSQGTPMICGGDEIGRTQGGNNNAYCQDNEISWYNWTLSEENQALLEFTRKLVRLRLEHPALHRAKFFKGRKIRGADIRDIMWLRHDGEEMTDEDWNNPITQSLGMFLAGQGIDDVDEDGNPLQDDHLLMVLNASHQDIDFVLPDPGTGRDWELLVDTADDHAQERCAPGDTTHLLARSMKVLRCPRG is encoded by the coding sequence ATGAGACAGAAACCGGGCAATCCCTATCCGCTGGGTGCCACCTGGGACGGGGAAGGCGTCAACTTCGCGCTGTACTCGGAGAATGCCACCGGCGTGGAACTGTGCCTGTTCGACGCGTCGGGCCAGGAAACCCGCATTCCGGTGCGCCAGCAGACCGCCTTCGTGTGGCACGTCTACCTCGAGGGAATCCGCCCCGGGCAGCGCTACGGCTACCGGGTGCACGGTCCTTACGATCCCGAGCAGGGCCTGCGCTTCAACCCGCACGTGGTGGTTCTGGACCCCTACGCCAAGGCCCTGGACGGCAAGGAGGACTGGGACAAGGGCGTGTTCGGCTACAGGCTCGGCAGTCCCCACGAGGACCTCGAGCCCAGCGATACCCCGCAACTGGGAGCCCCGCGCGGCGTGGTGATCGACCCGACCTTTGACTGGGAAGGCGACGGCCGCTTAAACATTCCCTTTCACCGCTCGGTGATCTACGAGGCACACGTGCGCGGCCTCACCATGACGCACCCCGAAGTTCCCGAGGAACTGCGCGGTACCTACGCGGGCATCGCCTCCGAACCGATCCTGCGCTACCTGCGCGAGCTGGGCATCACCGCCATCGAACTGCTGCCGGTGCATCAGCACGTGGACGACAAGTTCTTGCTCGACAAGGGCCTGAGCAACTACTGGGGCTATTCCAGCATCGGCTTTTTTGCGCCGGACGTGCGCTACAGCGCCGCCGTGCGCCGCGGCGAACTGGCCGGCGAGGTGCGCGAGTTCAAGGAGATGGTCAAGGCCCTGCACCGCGCGGGCATCGAGGTGATCCTCGACGTGGTGTACAACCACACGGCCGAGGGCAATCACATGGGGCCCACGCTGTCGTTCAAGGGCATCGACAACCCCACCTACTACCGCCTGGTCGAGGACTCGAAACGCCACTACTTCGACTACACCGGCACCGGCAACTCGCTGAACGTGCGTCACCCACAGACGCTGCAGCTGATCATGGACTCGCTGCGCTACTGGGTCGAGGAGATGCACGTGGACGGCTTCCGCTTCGACCTCGCCGCCACGCTGGCACGCGAACTGCACGAGGTGTCGCAGTTGGCCTCGTTCTTCACGATCATCCACCAGGACCCGGTCATCAGCCAGGTCAAGCTGATCGCCGAGCCCTGGGACGTGGGCGAGGGCGGTTATCAGGTGGGCAACTTCCCGGTGAAGTGGGCCGAGTGGAACGGCATCTACCGCGACGTGATGCGCTCGTTCTGGAAGGGCGACGGTGGCTACGCTGCCGACCTCGGCTACCGCCTGACCGGCTCGAGCGACCTGTACCAAGACGACGGCCGCCGGCCTTATTCCTCGATCAACTTCATCGTGGCGCACGACGGCTTCACGCTGCGCGACCTGGTCAGCTACAACGAGAAGCACAACGAGGCCAACGGCGAGAACAACATGGACGGCTCGAACGACGACCGTTCGTGGAACTGCGGGGCCGAAGGCGAGACCGACGACCCCGAAGTGAACGCGCTGCGCGCCCGCCAGCAACGCAATTTCCTGGCCACGCTGCTTCTGTCGCAGGGCACGCCGATGATCTGCGGCGGCGACGAAATCGGGCGCACCCAGGGCGGCAACAACAACGCCTACTGCCAGGACAACGAGATCTCCTGGTATAACTGGACGCTTTCCGAGGAGAACCAGGCCCTGCTCGAGTTCACCCGCAAGCTCGTCCGGCTGCGCCTCGAGCACCCGGCCCTGCACCGCGCCAAGTTCTTCAAGGGCCGCAAGATCCGCGGCGCGGACATCCGCGACATCATGTGGCTGCGGCACGACGGCGAGGAGATGACCGACGAGGACTGGAACAATCCCATCACCCAGAGCCTGGGCATGTTCCTGGCCGGTCAGGGCATCGACGACGTGGACGAGGACGGCAACCCGCTGCAAGACGACCACCTGCTGATGGTTCTCAACGCCTCGCACCAGGACATCGACTTCGTGCTGCCCGACCCGGGCACCGGACGCGACTGGGAACTGCTGGTGGATACCGCCGACGACCACGCCCAGGAACGCTGCGCTCCCGGCGACACCACGCACCTGCTCGCCCGCTCGATGAAAGTCTTGCGCTGCCCGCGCGGCTGA
- the treY gene encoding malto-oligosyltrehalose synthase, whose translation MKDLPLASYRLQLHAGFTFKDAQAALPYLERLGVRDVYTSPYLQAEQGSTHGYNLVSHTHLNPEIGSEQDYLAFTDAIRSRGMGHILDIVPNHMGIGGNDNAWWQDVLENGPSSLYADFFDIDWDPARPGLRGKVLLPILGDQYGQVLERGELQLSREGGQFWLNYYQRRLPISPDSLIPLLERAASDLAARHPEPENPAELEAQDPELAELRSIITALSYLPKAGSTEPEARLERAREKEVVKRRLEVLCSASNAACAAVDRATVRFNGTPGDPGSFDDLDALLREQSYRLAFWRVATEEINYRRFFDINDLAAIRMEDQRVFDASHTLVLRYLEEGRISGLRLDHTDGLYEPLGYFRKLQRARFAQLHADEDERAAFEERLQSEWVPQLPRPLYVWAEKILETGEQLPKRWPIHGTTGYDFLALVNGLWVDPRAERSLGATYQRFAGERMNYPDLLLANKRLIMRTSLSSEVTVLARALERIAESNRRSRDFTLASLTTAIVETIAAFPVYRTYLREDGSREENDDRYILEAISRAKRENPSLSSRVFDFLADVLLLHYPDNASEQQRAEMVRFALKFQQVTSPVMAKGAEDTSFYTYNRLVSLNEVGSDPAHFGTSVAEFHAGNLERLRAWPHSMTALSTHDTKRGEDTRARISVLSEMPQEWRATLTALGRIARAKRSEVDGREAPSRNDEYLFYQTALGAWPLDGNLEGYAERLQAYMDKATREAKVHTSWTNPNPAYDAAVKRFVERMLRDRRFQKTMGELSDRISTYGAVNGLAQTLIKFTAPGMPDTYQGSELWNQSLVDPDNRRPVDYALHARYLEEIESRSERPLELVGELLENYRDGRVKLYVTWKALQQRNRDPQLFVHGAYVGLEAGEHAVAFARQHEGRTLITAVPRFSLRLTEGQQPWPLGGVWGNTRLPLTEAGRYRNLLTGEVLEGESSLDLAEVFAHFPVALLERL comes from the coding sequence GTGAAGGACTTGCCTCTGGCCAGCTACCGGCTGCAGCTGCACGCGGGCTTCACCTTCAAAGATGCCCAAGCGGCCCTGCCCTACCTCGAGCGGCTGGGCGTGCGCGACGTGTACACCTCGCCGTACCTGCAGGCCGAGCAGGGCTCCACCCACGGCTACAACCTGGTCAGCCACACGCACCTCAACCCCGAGATCGGCTCGGAGCAAGACTACCTGGCGTTTACCGACGCGATCCGCTCGAGGGGCATGGGCCACATCCTGGACATCGTGCCCAACCACATGGGCATCGGTGGCAACGACAACGCCTGGTGGCAAGACGTGCTCGAGAACGGCCCCAGCTCGCTGTACGCCGACTTTTTCGACATCGACTGGGACCCGGCGCGCCCGGGGTTGCGCGGCAAGGTGCTGCTGCCGATCCTGGGCGACCAGTACGGGCAGGTGCTCGAACGCGGCGAGTTGCAGCTCAGCCGTGAGGGCGGCCAGTTCTGGCTGAACTACTACCAGCGCCGCCTGCCGATCTCGCCGGACAGCCTGATTCCGCTGCTCGAGCGCGCCGCCTCGGATCTGGCCGCAAGACACCCCGAGCCCGAAAACCCGGCCGAACTCGAGGCCCAAGACCCCGAGCTGGCCGAGCTGCGCTCGATCATCACCGCCCTTTCGTACCTGCCCAAGGCGGGCAGCACCGAGCCCGAAGCGCGCCTGGAGAGGGCCCGCGAAAAAGAGGTGGTCAAGCGGCGTCTCGAGGTGCTGTGTTCGGCCTCGAATGCCGCCTGCGCGGCGGTGGACCGGGCGACCGTCCGCTTCAACGGCACCCCCGGCGACCCGGGCAGCTTCGATGACCTCGACGCGCTGCTGCGCGAACAGAGCTACCGCCTGGCCTTCTGGCGGGTCGCCACCGAGGAGATCAACTACCGACGCTTCTTCGACATCAACGACCTCGCCGCCATCCGCATGGAGGACCAGCGGGTCTTCGACGCCTCGCACACGCTGGTGCTGCGTTACCTCGAGGAGGGGCGCATCTCGGGGCTGCGGCTGGATCACACCGACGGCCTGTACGAGCCGCTGGGGTACTTCCGCAAACTGCAACGCGCGCGCTTTGCGCAGCTGCACGCCGACGAGGATGAGCGAGCGGCCTTCGAGGAACGCCTGCAGAGCGAGTGGGTACCGCAGCTGCCCCGGCCGCTGTACGTGTGGGCCGAGAAGATCCTGGAAACGGGCGAGCAACTGCCCAAGCGCTGGCCGATCCACGGCACCACCGGCTACGACTTCCTGGCGCTGGTCAATGGCCTGTGGGTAGACCCGCGCGCCGAGCGCAGCCTGGGGGCCACCTACCAGCGCTTCGCCGGGGAGCGGATGAACTACCCGGACCTGCTGCTGGCCAACAAGCGCCTGATCATGCGCACCAGCCTCTCGAGCGAGGTCACCGTGCTGGCCCGCGCCCTCGAGCGCATCGCCGAGAGCAACCGTCGCTCGCGCGACTTCACGCTGGCCAGCCTCACCACCGCCATCGTGGAGACCATCGCAGCCTTCCCGGTGTACCGCACCTACCTGCGCGAGGACGGCTCGCGCGAGGAAAACGACGACCGCTACATCCTCGAGGCAATCTCGCGTGCCAAGCGCGAGAACCCCTCGCTCAGCAGCCGGGTTTTTGATTTCCTGGCCGACGTATTGTTGCTGCACTACCCGGACAACGCCAGCGAGCAGCAGCGGGCCGAGATGGTGCGCTTCGCGCTCAAGTTCCAGCAGGTCACCTCGCCGGTGATGGCCAAGGGCGCCGAGGACACCTCGTTTTATACCTACAACCGCCTGGTGAGCCTCAACGAGGTCGGCAGCGACCCGGCCCACTTCGGCACCTCGGTAGCCGAGTTCCACGCGGGCAACCTCGAGCGCCTGCGCGCCTGGCCGCACAGCATGACCGCCCTGTCCACCCACGACACCAAACGCGGCGAGGACACCCGGGCGCGCATCTCGGTGCTGTCCGAAATGCCGCAGGAGTGGCGCGCGACCCTCACGGCCCTGGGCCGCATCGCCCGCGCCAAGCGCAGCGAGGTGGACGGCCGCGAGGCCCCCAGCCGCAACGACGAGTACCTGTTCTACCAGACCGCCCTGGGAGCCTGGCCGCTCGACGGCAACCTCGAGGGATACGCCGAGCGCCTGCAGGCCTACATGGACAAAGCCACCCGGGAAGCCAAGGTCCACACCTCCTGGACCAACCCCAACCCGGCCTACGACGCGGCGGTCAAACGTTTCGTGGAGCGGATGCTGCGCGACCGGCGCTTCCAGAAAACCATGGGCGAACTGTCCGACCGCATCTCCACCTACGGCGCGGTCAACGGCCTGGCCCAGACCCTGATCAAGTTCACCGCCCCCGGCATGCCCGACACCTACCAGGGCAGCGAACTGTGGAACCAGAGCCTGGTGGACCCCGACAACCGCCGCCCCGTGGATTACGCGCTGCACGCCCGTTACCTCGAGGAGATCGAGTCCCGCTCGGAGCGGCCGCTGGAACTCGTGGGGGAACTGCTGGAGAACTACCGCGACGGCCGCGTCAAGCTGTACGTGACCTGGAAGGCCCTACAGCAGCGCAACCGGGACCCGCAGCTGTTCGTGCACGGCGCGTACGTGGGCCTCGAGGCGGGCGAGCACGCGGTGGCCTTCGCGCGCCAGCACGAGGGGCGCACCCTGATCACGGCGGTGCCGCGCTTCTCGCTGCGCCTGACCGAGGGCCAGCAGCCCTGGCCGCTGGGCGGGGTCTGGGGAAACACGCGGCTACCCCTGACCGAAGCGGGCCGCTACCGCAACCTGCTCACCGGCGAAGTCCTCGAGGGCGAAAGCAGCCTGGACCTCGCCGAGGTGTTCGCGCACTTCCCGGTCGCGCTGCTCGAGCGCCTCTGA
- the treZ gene encoding malto-oligosyltrehalose trehalohydrolase has product MPAQNSLGAFPTEQGTLFRVWTTEADRVAVVVFQDAETPASEHPLEARGDGVFETLLAEAGPGCLYKFRLGDTLVPDPYARELPFGVHGPARVWQPNYRLRHPAPDFPARDMVIYELHIGTFTPEGTYVAATEKLPYLKNLGVNTLEIMPVSSFPGERGWGYDGVAHFAPYAPYGPPEDLMRLVDEAHALGLKVLLDIVYNHFGPDGNYLWSYSGQYFTSKHKTPWGDALDYTNPYMRRYVTDSAEHWLHTYGFDGFRLDATNEIYDDSQTHVLAELAQRLHALQTPHVLIAEDALNRPELITDYHLDGIWADDFHHQVHVLLTGENDGYYSAYNNSVAKLAETINGGWLFKGQFYPPLQAARGQPADALEARAFVYNIQNHDQVGNRPMGERLNHLVDLEAYKAASALLLFLPMTPLIFMGQEFAASSPFLYFSHHNEELGRLVSEGRREEFKDFRGFADPTTREQIPDPQDAATFERSRLIWDEIKAAPHAEVHALYQELLRLRREDPVLSEHTREGLSARHHGDVLWVTRRAGNEERHLLVNFGVEMMLGDLNPPRGELLLSNFLESDAALPRHGFLLIAGRSS; this is encoded by the coding sequence ATGCCCGCACAAAACTCGCTAGGGGCCTTCCCCACCGAACAGGGAACGCTGTTCCGCGTCTGGACCACCGAAGCGGACCGGGTCGCGGTCGTCGTGTTCCAAGACGCCGAAACTCCCGCATCCGAACATCCCCTCGAGGCCCGTGGAGACGGCGTGTTCGAGACGCTCCTCGCGGAAGCCGGACCCGGCTGCCTCTACAAGTTCCGGCTGGGCGACACGCTGGTGCCCGATCCGTATGCGCGCGAACTGCCCTTCGGGGTGCACGGGCCCGCGCGGGTCTGGCAGCCGAACTACCGCTTGCGCCACCCCGCCCCCGACTTTCCGGCGCGCGACATGGTGATCTACGAGCTGCACATCGGAACCTTCACGCCCGAAGGCACCTACGTCGCGGCCACCGAAAAGCTGCCGTACCTGAAAAACCTGGGGGTCAACACCCTCGAGATCATGCCGGTCTCGTCGTTCCCCGGCGAGCGCGGCTGGGGCTACGACGGTGTGGCGCACTTCGCGCCCTACGCGCCTTATGGCCCGCCCGAAGACCTGATGCGGCTGGTGGACGAGGCGCACGCCCTGGGCCTTAAGGTGCTGCTGGACATCGTGTACAACCACTTCGGCCCGGACGGGAACTACCTGTGGAGCTACAGCGGGCAGTACTTCACCTCGAAGCACAAGACACCCTGGGGCGACGCGCTGGACTATACCAACCCGTACATGCGCCGCTACGTGACCGACTCGGCCGAGCACTGGCTGCACACCTACGGGTTCGACGGCTTCCGGCTGGACGCCACCAACGAGATCTACGACGACTCGCAGACGCACGTCCTGGCCGAACTGGCCCAGCGCCTGCACGCCCTGCAGACCCCGCACGTGCTGATCGCCGAGGACGCCTTGAACCGGCCCGAGCTGATCACCGACTACCACCTCGACGGCATCTGGGCCGACGACTTTCACCATCAGGTGCACGTGCTGCTGACCGGCGAAAACGACGGTTACTACTCGGCGTACAACAACAGCGTGGCCAAGCTGGCCGAGACCATCAACGGCGGCTGGCTGTTTAAGGGCCAGTTCTACCCGCCGCTGCAGGCTGCGCGCGGCCAGCCCGCCGACGCCCTCGAGGCGAGGGCCTTCGTGTACAACATCCAAAACCACGACCAGGTCGGCAACCGCCCGATGGGCGAGCGGCTCAACCACCTCGTGGACCTCGAGGCTTACAAGGCGGCGTCGGCGCTGCTGCTGTTCTTGCCGATGACCCCCTTGATCTTCATGGGTCAGGAGTTCGCGGCCTCGTCGCCCTTCTTGTACTTCTCGCACCACAACGAGGAACTGGGACGGCTGGTGTCCGAGGGGCGCCGCGAGGAGTTCAAGGACTTCCGGGGCTTTGCCGACCCCACCACCCGCGAGCAGATCCCCGACCCACAGGACGCGGCAACCTTCGAGCGCTCACGGCTGATCTGGGACGAGATCAAGGCCGCCCCGCACGCCGAGGTTCACGCGCTGTACCAGGAACTGCTGCGACTGCGCCGCGAGGACCCGGTGCTCTCCGAGCACACGCGCGAGGGCCTCAGCGCGCGCCATCACGGCGACGTGCTGTGGGTCACCCGCCGCGCCGGAAACGAGGAGCGCCACCTGCTGGTCAACTTCGGCGTCGAAATGATGCTGGGAGACCTCAACCCGCCCCGTGGCGAGCTGCTGCTCTCGAACTTCCTGGAGAGCGACGCAGCCCTGCCCCGCCACGGCTTTTTGCTGATCGCCGGGAGGAGCTCGTGA
- a CDS encoding TolC family protein yields the protein MRRALGIGLLLTLSGTPGLAQQPPAPTPPAETAPPIPPRPPEQPPAQPTQPPLAPPVSPLLAAQGPSLTLEAALALLPQSPGWRAAELSYQAAQRSLEAARAAVGLSLEAGGDGNTSLNFGNGNTSLSASASATLSTALLPWAPVHDTVRSAERALQRAALDRRDARNTLALSVYTQYYAARAAARNLEAARQRAALAARQLEVAQAQRALGAASAETVLDRQRTLEEAQAQLSAAQGSLDLGLRTLSNTLGIQPAAYQLTSAPSAAALPSAALDELVQAAHSRRSEVLKAASNLEDARAKLAAAEKDRALPEFSLTAQAGQIGSGSGNSGAVVSGSLNFKSGTGSLSASAPLFSTSSSGSTGSGSNSGGGLALGLSARIHLLDPAGDAAIASARTATASSELALATARQSVELDVRQRYQEALNAAAQLPALNTALARARQALATAQARFEAGLSTALDVETARLDVLSAESALEAAQASALEADLRLQTALGIFEVQTGAPR from the coding sequence ATGCGTAGGGCCCTGGGCATCGGGCTGCTGCTGACGCTGAGCGGCACCCCCGGTCTGGCCCAGCAGCCCCCCGCCCCCACTCCCCCCGCCGAGACCGCACCCCCCATCCCCCCACGCCCCCCCGAGCAGCCCCCCGCGCAACCGACCCAGCCTCCGCTGGCCCCGCCCGTGTCGCCTCTCCTGGCCGCACAAGGCCCCAGCCTCACCCTCGAGGCTGCGCTGGCACTGCTGCCGCAGTCACCCGGCTGGCGCGCGGCCGAACTCAGCTACCAGGCGGCCCAGCGCAGCCTCGAGGCCGCGCGCGCCGCCGTGGGGCTCAGCCTCGAGGCGGGCGGGGACGGCAACACCAGTTTGAACTTCGGCAACGGCAACACCAGCCTGTCCGCCTCGGCGAGTGCCACGCTGTCCACCGCCTTGCTGCCCTGGGCGCCGGTGCACGACACGGTGCGCAGCGCCGAACGCGCCCTGCAGCGTGCCGCGCTGGACCGCCGTGACGCCCGCAACACCCTGGCGCTCAGCGTCTACACCCAGTACTACGCCGCGCGCGCAGCGGCCCGCAACCTCGAAGCCGCCCGTCAGCGCGCCGCGCTCGCCGCGCGCCAGCTCGAGGTCGCCCAGGCGCAGCGCGCGCTGGGCGCAGCGAGCGCCGAGACCGTGCTGGACCGCCAGCGTACCCTCGAGGAGGCGCAGGCTCAGCTGAGTGCCGCGCAAGGCAGCCTGGACCTGGGGCTGCGCACCCTCAGCAACACCCTGGGCATTCAGCCGGCCGCCTACCAGCTCACCAGCGCGCCCAGCGCAGCGGCCCTGCCGAGCGCCGCACTGGACGAACTGGTCCAGGCCGCCCATTCGCGGCGCTCGGAAGTGCTCAAGGCCGCCTCGAACCTCGAGGACGCCCGCGCCAAACTCGCAGCGGCCGAGAAAGACCGTGCGCTGCCCGAGTTCAGCCTGACCGCCCAGGCCGGACAGATCGGGTCAGGCAGCGGCAACTCGGGAGCCGTGGTCAGCGGCAGCCTCAACTTCAAGAGCGGAACGGGCAGCCTGAGTGCCAGTGCCCCGCTGTTCTCGACCTCCTCGTCGGGCAGCACCGGGAGCGGCAGCAACTCGGGCGGGGGCCTGGCGCTGGGCCTGTCGGCCCGCATCCACCTGCTCGACCCGGCCGGCGACGCGGCCATCGCCTCGGCACGCACCGCCACCGCCAGCAGCGAGCTCGCCCTGGCCACGGCCCGGCAGTCGGTGGAGCTCGACGTGCGTCAGCGTTACCAGGAGGCGCTGAACGCCGCCGCGCAGCTTCCCGCGCTGAACACCGCCCTGGCCCGCGCCCGCCAGGCGCTCGCCACCGCCCAGGCCCGCTTTGAGGCAGGCCTGTCCACCGCCCTCGACGTAGAGACCGCCCGGCTGGACGTGCTGAGCGCAGAAAGTGCCCTCGAGGCCGCCCAGGCCTCGGCCCTCGAGGCGGACCTGCGCCTTCAGACTGCCCTGGGAATTTTCGAAGTGCAAACAGGTGCTCCCCGATGA
- a CDS encoding TolC family protein produces MNVLRTALILTPLLAAPLAHAQNAARPTLPEALALAYRQGPDLAKAQTNLQDAQANLRAQTADPSVLIGALTQAQNAAALAEVQLGATRLTVMQNVVNAYLSLYETQQNVALYEAQAALDQRNVQMAEAKLQTRAGTSLDVSRAQNTLNTTRQNLANANAQLGVRASELARLFGQSSSQITPVAPPAPPELKTSLTTLAQGLYNRLPSVVQAQQQVAVGELNVRLYNNDYTPRLQLQTAQADLENARRDLANAQKSATTSLNDAYRSAQDTFKRIAIEQDNVKNAQTTLRQNQTRYQSGVISRLELQTSEVALQSAQYGLTQAVDAYWKALAALSVAAGIDVTGLVAKATP; encoded by the coding sequence ATGAACGTCTTACGTACCGCCCTGATCCTGACGCCGCTGCTGGCCGCTCCGCTGGCCCATGCCCAAAACGCCGCCCGCCCCACCCTGCCCGAGGCCCTCGCACTGGCCTACCGTCAGGGGCCGGACCTCGCCAAGGCCCAGACCAACCTGCAAGACGCCCAGGCGAACCTGCGCGCCCAGACCGCTGACCCCAGCGTGCTGATCGGGGCGCTGACCCAGGCGCAGAACGCGGCAGCCCTGGCCGAGGTCCAGCTCGGTGCCACCCGGCTGACGGTGATGCAAAACGTCGTGAACGCCTACCTGAGCCTGTACGAGACGCAGCAGAACGTAGCGCTGTACGAAGCTCAGGCGGCACTGGACCAGCGCAACGTGCAGATGGCCGAGGCCAAGCTGCAGACCCGCGCGGGCACCAGCCTGGACGTGTCACGGGCGCAAAACACCCTGAACACCACCCGCCAGAACCTGGCCAATGCCAATGCCCAGCTGGGCGTGCGCGCCTCGGAGCTCGCGCGGCTGTTCGGGCAGAGCAGCTCGCAGATCACCCCGGTAGCCCCGCCTGCCCCGCCCGAGCTCAAGACCAGCCTGACCACGCTGGCCCAGGGGCTGTACAACCGCCTGCCCAGCGTGGTGCAGGCCCAGCAGCAAGTTGCCGTGGGCGAGCTGAACGTGCGGCTGTACAACAACGACTACACCCCGCGCCTGCAGTTGCAGACCGCCCAGGCGGACCTCGAGAATGCCCGCCGGGACCTGGCCAACGCCCAGAAGAGTGCGACCACCAGCTTGAACGACGCCTACCGCTCGGCACAAGACACCTTCAAGCGCATCGCCATCGAGCAGGACAACGTCAAAAACGCGCAGACCACCTTGCGGCAGAACCAGACCCGCTACCAGAGCGGCGTGATCTCCCGGCTCGAGCTACAGACCAGCGAGGTGGCGCTGCAAAGCGCCCAGTACGGCCTGACCCAGGCCGTAGACGCCTACTGGAAAGCCCTGGCCGCCCTGTCGGTAGCAGCGGGCATCGACGTGACCGGTCTGGTCGCCAAGGCCACACCATGA